In the Acropora muricata isolate sample 2 chromosome 10, ASM3666990v1, whole genome shotgun sequence genome, one interval contains:
- the LOC136887330 gene encoding cadherin EGF LAG seven-pass G-type receptor 3-like isoform X3 produces the protein MERKQMELRRSVPVIFLLINFGVFISSESVVIDDPQSTVICISGNTSYDVTFIRDINAGVFTALDESSSVRSCVRKACNMQAPNAYLVAFLVEKNCYMVRCHSKGHCMTKPSDSPSHFTISITPYTWFDAAPVFTNAPKVLQVKENNQRGQIITNIHGHARSRWHNNASIKYSIIKGNVGNAFEIRPHPLGKSASLVAAKKLDRETISLYNLTIQATNTEENKTSTKVFSVNVLDENDNKPLFSRRNYSVTIFSNLSAGSEVMRVRATDRDIGENARIRFSLLHLQSLFRILPQSGTILLNQKVRVDRRRDFTLIVAARNGAYKNIVNVVVRVIPVNENRPFFENLKYNVKVSEALKVGNSVTKVLARDFDYGTNGALNFTIISGNMTYFKIDDQGVVRTRKSLLTLGGLNCSLTLVVSDKGNPPKRSEHIAIVFITIEEINKHKVKFDLPIYHVAVAENTPVGATILTVRAVIGIKKSRLIENIPQVEGRLERKSKRVVYSIANPDGHLYFSIGKHTGEIKNKGSLDYEKVKEYRLVLFAKDTEKQDENGHHETDTSEVYVHVLDLNDNAPRFVLDMYQKVISENVSVDSAILRVTATDPDSGTNGQVHYAIEGGNTNNTFDLDNQGVLRLQQSLKTQDTNLFNLTIRARDHGLPPKVSSPVSVYVSVKRSALPCKQKLAFQQGVYLANVNESTPVNTNILRVQAKMGHCGFKGRITYFLSDFKDPEIDNYFVINAKTGVIRLIRPLDFEVRNRYTFSVAAVGIRTQGNVDTAHVRISVLDENDHKPHFTKLNYQKLLTTQPEPGTSVAMVTATDGDEGKNKELEYFLISGSDGFFRINGRTGVITTTKILKRQNLRLFNITVSVSDHGTPPLTAERQARVSILVFTPLQSPFILIYNKATTMTIRFDLKNMASSNIAQYGVIVQEYSEDESNLKEITKKEPTTWYLVNKAKEGTQVHQRFIAKILQSNVNIAKSRVLDVTIGDEERCENKRGDKDYCNGPLKSGKRYRFQLRAYLKSTGPFSDVEIQDSALSDPHYTVEAPDPKASATRKNVGRRSYDAVVYSVGSALVVVIILAFLRGFYRLKLDRKRIHEEKKRRISFPISNPRFQEPTSPVEKIRNPGPAKTIVAVNHDKGSEFIPNDEDEGSSPDSALDETTRLTHERRRPTLQEVRLKNYFNSVESSSCASCEHVKIYCVQETTT, from the exons ATGACCCACAATCCACCGTCATATGTATCTCGGGAAACACATCGTATGACGTAACATTTATTAGGGATATCAACGCTGGTGTCTTCACGGCTTTGGATGAGTCGAGCAGTGTGAGGAGCTGTGTTCGAAAGGCTTGTAACATGCAAGCGCCGAATGCTTACCTAGTGGCTTTCTTGGTTGAAAAAAACTGTTATATGGTACGATGTCACTCCAAAGGTCACTGCATGACGAAGCCATCAGACTCTCCAAGTCATTTCACAATCTCTATCACTCCTTACACATGGTTCG ATGCAGCTCCTGTCTTTACAAATGCCCCGAAGGTGCTCCAAGTGAAAGAAAACAACCAACGCGGTCAAATTATCACAAACATCCATGGACATGCAAGAAGCCGCTGGCATAACAATGCATCCATCAAATATTCGATTATTAAAG GAAATGTTGGGAACGCTTTTGAAATCCGTCCTCATCCTCTGGGAAAAAGTGCGTCGCTTGTGGCAGCGAAAAAACTGGACCGCGAAACCATATCGCTCTACAACCTAACAATTCAGGCCACAAACACTGAGGAAAACAAGACGAGTACTAAAGTCTTTTCAGTCAATGTTTTGgacgaaaatgacaataaacCTCTCTTCTCGCGCAGAAACTACTCGGTGACAATATTCAGCAACCTTTCCGCTGGATCTGAAGTAATGAGAGTTAGGGCAACAGATCGAGACATTGGCGAGAACGCGCGCATACGGTTTTCCTTACTCCACTTACAATCGCTTTTCCGCATCCTGCCTCAAAGTGGAACGATTTTATTGAATCAAAAAGTCCGCGTTGACCGTCGGCGTGATTTCACGCTGATAGTCGCCGCTCGAAACGGTGCGTACAAGAACATTGTTAATGTCGTGGTGAGAGTGATTCCAGTGAACGAAAATAGGCCATTCTTTGAAAATCTCAAGTACAATGTCAAGGTTTCGGAAGCACTGAAAGTTGGCAACTCGGTGACAAAAGTCTTAGCTCGCGATTTCGACTACGGTACCAACGGGGCACTCAACTTCACGATAATCTCTGGAAATATGACGTATTTCAAAATAGACGATCAAGGTGTTGTACGGACACGAAAATCATTGCTAACTCTCGGTGGCTTAAACTGCTCGTTGACGTTAGTTGTAAGTGATAAGGGAAATCCACCGAAACGATCAGAACACATAGCTATTGTGTTTATCACAATCGAAGAGATAAACAAACACAAAGTGAAATTTGATCTTCCGATTTATCACGTAGCAGTTGCGGAAAACACACCAGTAGGAGCCACAATCCTCACTGTTCGTGCGGTTATTGGCATAAAAAAGTCAAGGCTTATTGAAAATATTCCTCAAGTCGAGGGGCGTCTAGAGAGAAAATCCAAAAGAGTTGTTTACTCGATTGCAAACCCGGACGGACATTTGTATTTCAGTATTGGTAAACATACTGGCGAAATAAAGAATAAAGGATCCCTGGATTACGAAAAAGTCAAAGAATATAG GTTGGTACTGTTTGCAAAAGATACGGAGAAACAAGATGAAAATGGTCACCATGAGACAG ATACTTCCGAAGTCTACGTGCACGTTTTGGACCTAAACGACAATGCTCCACGATTTGTGCTGGACATGTATCAGAAGGTCATCAGTGAAAACGTCTCTGTTGACTCGGCCATACTTCGGGTAACAGCGACGGATCCCGACTCAGGAACGAACGGTCAGGTGCATTACGCAATCGAAGGTGGGAACACCAACAACACATTCGATTTAGACAACCAAGGAGTATTGAGACTACAACAGAGCCTTAAAACACAAGATACGAATTTGTTCAACTTGACAATTCGAGCACGAGATCATGGATTGCCCCCCAAAGTCTCCAGTCCAGTCTCTGTTTACGTCAGCGTGAAACGGTCTGCTCTGCCATGCAAGCAGAAACTGGCCTTTCAGCAAGGCGTGTACCTGGCAAATGTCAACGAGAGCACCCCAGTGAACACTAACATATTGCGCGTGCAGGCCAAAATGGGACACTGTGGCTTTAAAGGCAGGATAACTTACTTCTTGTCGGATTTCAAAGATCCAGAGATAGATAATTACTTCGTTATCAACGCTAAGACAGGCGTAATAAGACTTATCAGACCGCTGGATTTTGAAGTGAGGAACAGGTACACGTTTTCAGTCGCTGCAGTAG GCATTCGAACCCAAGGTAATGTGGACACAGCTCACGTGCGAATCTCAGTGTTAGATGAAAATGATCATAAGCCACATTTTACCAAGCTCAACTACCAAAAACTCTTAACGACACAGCCTGAGCCTGGGACCTcggttgccatggtaacagctACCGATGGGGACGAAGGCAAAAACAAAGAATTAGAGTATTTTCTAATAAGTGGATCAGATGGTTTTTTCAGGATAAATGGACG GACTGGTGTCATAACAACGACCAAGATCCTGAAACGTCAAAATCTTCGTCTGTTCAACATAACTGTGTCCGTCTCAGATCACGGTACACCACCGCTGACAGCCGAACGGCAAGCGCGTGTGTCCATCTTGGTGTTTACTCCTCTCCAGTCCCCTTTCATTCTCATTTATAACAAAGCCACAACGATGACAATACGCTTTGATCTGAAGAATATGGCGTCAAGCAACATTGCTCAATATGGTGTTATTGTACAGGAGTATTCAGAAGACGAAAGTAATT TAAAAGAAATAACCAAAAAAGAACCGACTACGTGGTATCTCGTGAATAAGGCGAAAGAGGGAACTCAAGTTCACCAGAGATTCATCGCCAAAATTCTGCAATCGAACGTGAACATTGCGAAATCCAGAGTGTTAGACGTAACGATTGGTGACGAAGAACGGTGCGAAAATAAGCGAGGTGATAAAGACTATTGCAACGGACCACTAAAGTCAGGCAAGAGATACAG ATTCCAGTTACGCGCTTATCTCAAGTCCACAGGACCGTTTAGTGATGTTGAAATCCAGGACAGTGCTCTTTCGGATCCTCACTACACAG TTGAAGCGCCTGACCCTAAAGCCAGCGCGACTCGCAAGAACGTGGGGAGGCGCAGCTACGACGCAGTGGTATACAGCGTGGGCTCAGCCCTTGTGGTTGTTATAATATTGGCGTTTTTGAGAGGATTTTATCGATTAAAGCTAGACAGGAAAAG GATTCATGAAGAGAAGAAAAGGCGCATTTCATTTCCGATCAGCAATCCACGCTTCCAAGAACCAACTTCCCCGGTGGAAAAGATTAGAAACCCAGGACCAGCCAA
- the LOC136887330 gene encoding cadherin EGF LAG seven-pass G-type receptor 3-like isoform X4, which yields MERKQMELRRSVPVIFLLINFGVFISSESVVIDDPQSTVICISGNTSYDVTFIRDINAGVFTALDESSSVRSCVRKACNMQAPNAYLVAFLVEKNCYMVRCHSKGHCMTKPSDSPSHFTISITPYTWFDAAPVFTNAPKVLQVKENNQRGQIITNIHGHARSRWHNNASIKYSIIKGNVGNAFEIRPHPLGKSASLVAAKKLDRETISLYNLTIQATNTEENKTSTKVFSVNVLDENDNKPLFSRRNYSVTIFSNLSAGSEVMRVRATDRDIGENARIRFSLLHLQSLFRILPQSGTILLNQKVRVDRRRDFTLIVAARNGAYKNIVNVVVRVIPVNENRPFFENLKYNVKVSEALKVGNSVTKVLARDFDYGTNGALNFTIISGNMTYFKIDDQGVVRTRKSLLTLGGLNCSLTLVVSDKGNPPKRSEHIAIVFITIEEINKHKVKFDLPIYHVAVAENTPVGATILTVRAVIGIKKSRLIENIPQVEGRLERKSKRVVYSIANPDGHLYFSIGKHTGEIKNKGSLDYEKVKEYRLVLFAKDTEKQDENGHHETDTSEVYVHVLDLNDNAPRFVLDMYQKVISENVSVDSAILRVTATDPDSGTNGQVHYAIEGGNTNNTFDLDNQGVLRLQQSLKTQDTNLFNLTIRARDHGLPPKVSSPVSVYVSVKRSALPCKQKLAFQQGVYLANVNESTPVNTNILRVQAKMGHCGFKGRITYFLSDFKDPEIDNYFVINAKTGVIRLIRPLDFEVRNRYTFSVAAVGIRTQGNVDTAHVRISVLDENDHKPHFTKLNYQKLLTTQPEPGTSVAMVTATDGDEGKNKELEYFLISGSDGFFRINGRTGVITTTKILKRQNLRLFNITVSVSDHGTPPLTAERQARVSILVFTPLQSPFILIYNKATTMTIRFDLKNMASSNIAQYGVIVQEYSEDESNLKEITKKEPTTWYLVNKAKEGTQVHQRFIAKILQSNVNIAKSRVLDVTIGDEERCENKRGDKDYCNGPLKSGKRYRFQLRAYLKSTGPFSDVEIQDSALSDPHYTVEAPDPKASATRKNVGRRSYDAVVYSVGSALVVVIILAFLRGFYRLKLDRKRIHEEKKRRISFPISNPRFQEPTSPVEKIRNPGPAKTIVAVNHDKGSEFIPNDEDEGSSPDSALGTCPSSNSEPPNQEIRREPAYFTFEF from the exons ATGACCCACAATCCACCGTCATATGTATCTCGGGAAACACATCGTATGACGTAACATTTATTAGGGATATCAACGCTGGTGTCTTCACGGCTTTGGATGAGTCGAGCAGTGTGAGGAGCTGTGTTCGAAAGGCTTGTAACATGCAAGCGCCGAATGCTTACCTAGTGGCTTTCTTGGTTGAAAAAAACTGTTATATGGTACGATGTCACTCCAAAGGTCACTGCATGACGAAGCCATCAGACTCTCCAAGTCATTTCACAATCTCTATCACTCCTTACACATGGTTCG ATGCAGCTCCTGTCTTTACAAATGCCCCGAAGGTGCTCCAAGTGAAAGAAAACAACCAACGCGGTCAAATTATCACAAACATCCATGGACATGCAAGAAGCCGCTGGCATAACAATGCATCCATCAAATATTCGATTATTAAAG GAAATGTTGGGAACGCTTTTGAAATCCGTCCTCATCCTCTGGGAAAAAGTGCGTCGCTTGTGGCAGCGAAAAAACTGGACCGCGAAACCATATCGCTCTACAACCTAACAATTCAGGCCACAAACACTGAGGAAAACAAGACGAGTACTAAAGTCTTTTCAGTCAATGTTTTGgacgaaaatgacaataaacCTCTCTTCTCGCGCAGAAACTACTCGGTGACAATATTCAGCAACCTTTCCGCTGGATCTGAAGTAATGAGAGTTAGGGCAACAGATCGAGACATTGGCGAGAACGCGCGCATACGGTTTTCCTTACTCCACTTACAATCGCTTTTCCGCATCCTGCCTCAAAGTGGAACGATTTTATTGAATCAAAAAGTCCGCGTTGACCGTCGGCGTGATTTCACGCTGATAGTCGCCGCTCGAAACGGTGCGTACAAGAACATTGTTAATGTCGTGGTGAGAGTGATTCCAGTGAACGAAAATAGGCCATTCTTTGAAAATCTCAAGTACAATGTCAAGGTTTCGGAAGCACTGAAAGTTGGCAACTCGGTGACAAAAGTCTTAGCTCGCGATTTCGACTACGGTACCAACGGGGCACTCAACTTCACGATAATCTCTGGAAATATGACGTATTTCAAAATAGACGATCAAGGTGTTGTACGGACACGAAAATCATTGCTAACTCTCGGTGGCTTAAACTGCTCGTTGACGTTAGTTGTAAGTGATAAGGGAAATCCACCGAAACGATCAGAACACATAGCTATTGTGTTTATCACAATCGAAGAGATAAACAAACACAAAGTGAAATTTGATCTTCCGATTTATCACGTAGCAGTTGCGGAAAACACACCAGTAGGAGCCACAATCCTCACTGTTCGTGCGGTTATTGGCATAAAAAAGTCAAGGCTTATTGAAAATATTCCTCAAGTCGAGGGGCGTCTAGAGAGAAAATCCAAAAGAGTTGTTTACTCGATTGCAAACCCGGACGGACATTTGTATTTCAGTATTGGTAAACATACTGGCGAAATAAAGAATAAAGGATCCCTGGATTACGAAAAAGTCAAAGAATATAG GTTGGTACTGTTTGCAAAAGATACGGAGAAACAAGATGAAAATGGTCACCATGAGACAG ATACTTCCGAAGTCTACGTGCACGTTTTGGACCTAAACGACAATGCTCCACGATTTGTGCTGGACATGTATCAGAAGGTCATCAGTGAAAACGTCTCTGTTGACTCGGCCATACTTCGGGTAACAGCGACGGATCCCGACTCAGGAACGAACGGTCAGGTGCATTACGCAATCGAAGGTGGGAACACCAACAACACATTCGATTTAGACAACCAAGGAGTATTGAGACTACAACAGAGCCTTAAAACACAAGATACGAATTTGTTCAACTTGACAATTCGAGCACGAGATCATGGATTGCCCCCCAAAGTCTCCAGTCCAGTCTCTGTTTACGTCAGCGTGAAACGGTCTGCTCTGCCATGCAAGCAGAAACTGGCCTTTCAGCAAGGCGTGTACCTGGCAAATGTCAACGAGAGCACCCCAGTGAACACTAACATATTGCGCGTGCAGGCCAAAATGGGACACTGTGGCTTTAAAGGCAGGATAACTTACTTCTTGTCGGATTTCAAAGATCCAGAGATAGATAATTACTTCGTTATCAACGCTAAGACAGGCGTAATAAGACTTATCAGACCGCTGGATTTTGAAGTGAGGAACAGGTACACGTTTTCAGTCGCTGCAGTAG GCATTCGAACCCAAGGTAATGTGGACACAGCTCACGTGCGAATCTCAGTGTTAGATGAAAATGATCATAAGCCACATTTTACCAAGCTCAACTACCAAAAACTCTTAACGACACAGCCTGAGCCTGGGACCTcggttgccatggtaacagctACCGATGGGGACGAAGGCAAAAACAAAGAATTAGAGTATTTTCTAATAAGTGGATCAGATGGTTTTTTCAGGATAAATGGACG GACTGGTGTCATAACAACGACCAAGATCCTGAAACGTCAAAATCTTCGTCTGTTCAACATAACTGTGTCCGTCTCAGATCACGGTACACCACCGCTGACAGCCGAACGGCAAGCGCGTGTGTCCATCTTGGTGTTTACTCCTCTCCAGTCCCCTTTCATTCTCATTTATAACAAAGCCACAACGATGACAATACGCTTTGATCTGAAGAATATGGCGTCAAGCAACATTGCTCAATATGGTGTTATTGTACAGGAGTATTCAGAAGACGAAAGTAATT TAAAAGAAATAACCAAAAAAGAACCGACTACGTGGTATCTCGTGAATAAGGCGAAAGAGGGAACTCAAGTTCACCAGAGATTCATCGCCAAAATTCTGCAATCGAACGTGAACATTGCGAAATCCAGAGTGTTAGACGTAACGATTGGTGACGAAGAACGGTGCGAAAATAAGCGAGGTGATAAAGACTATTGCAACGGACCACTAAAGTCAGGCAAGAGATACAG ATTCCAGTTACGCGCTTATCTCAAGTCCACAGGACCGTTTAGTGATGTTGAAATCCAGGACAGTGCTCTTTCGGATCCTCACTACACAG TTGAAGCGCCTGACCCTAAAGCCAGCGCGACTCGCAAGAACGTGGGGAGGCGCAGCTACGACGCAGTGGTATACAGCGTGGGCTCAGCCCTTGTGGTTGTTATAATATTGGCGTTTTTGAGAGGATTTTATCGATTAAAGCTAGACAGGAAAAG GATTCATGAAGAGAAGAAAAGGCGCATTTCATTTCCGATCAGCAATCCACGCTTCCAAGAACCAACTTCCCCGGTGGAAAAGATTAGAAACCCAGGACCAGCCAA